A segment of the Synechococcus sp. MEDNS5 genome:
CTGCCCAACCCCAGGCGTCTCCCCGGACGGCCTCAGGCAAGGGCAATGGAGGGGTGGCAATCGGTACGGGAGGTGGAGCGAGCGGGCCAGCCATGAATCCCTCATCGAATGGATAGAGATCGCGTTCCCGTTCCTCCAACCAGTCGAGCAATGCATAAGTTCTTCGGCTTGGAATCATTTCCAGGCCGAGCTCGCTGGCAGCGCGCTGCACCATCGTGCGCATCGCGCTGCGCCACGTGCGCAATCGTCTTGGCGGCATCCACCCTTGTTCGTTGGCGGTGTCCAAGGCTTCGCGAAGAGCTGAAGCCAACCATGTGGAGTTCACATCACCAGCAGGACAGCGTTTTTCAAAGCGAAAACAGTCCGGAGCTGACGGGGTGGGAGTGCTGGTGACCAGCAGTTCCCATCGCTTTTTGCCATCAGCTTCAAGAATGGGTCTCGAATAGAAGTCCAGTTCCCAGTCAGCCTGTTTCGGCGCCGAGGATCGTTCTCCGTTGTTCCCGGCTGTCTGTGGAGCGGTGATCATCCAGCTGACTGTTCCTGCTGCCTGAGGACGTTACGAGCCCTGTTGGCACGATCGGCAGCTTCGGCCATCACGGTGTCGCGATTGATCAAGAGCTCTCCGGGCTGTCCTTCGAGCATGGCGGTGTTGAGGGCGATCCGTCCCCGTCCGGGGTCGAGCTCGGTGATGAGCGCTTTGACGGTGTCGCCTTGGTCGAAGACCTCTCGGAGTGATCGCAGGCTGCCGCCGGTGATCATCGACTGGTGGAGGAGTCCGCTGATGCCTCCGAGATCGATGAACAGTCCGTAGGGCTTGACAGCAGCCACATGGCCCTCCACCAGCTGGCCGACTTCCAGTTCGGCGAAACGGGCTGCCGTTGCGGCTTTTTTCTCCGAAAGCACAAGCTTTCGGGTTTCGGAATTGACCTCGAGGAAGGCGACACCCAAGGACTTGCCAACGAGAGCTTCGTGGTTCTCGCCCTCTTGAAGCTGAGATCGGGGAATGAAGCCACGTAGGCCCTCCAGATCACAGGTGACGCCCCCGCGGTTGAAACCACTCACCTTCACCTGCACTACTTTGCCCTCCTTCTCAAGCTGCTTCACCTTGTCCCAGCTCTTACGCAGTGCCAGGGCTCTGCAGCTGATGGTGACCATGCCATCGGCATTCTGTTCTCGTGTCACCAGGACTTCGATCTCTAAGCCTTTCGGGAAACGCTCCTTGAGGTTCGTGATCACGCCAAGGCCGCATTCACTTTTGGGCATGAAGCCAGGTGCTTTGCCGCCGATGTCGACGTAAACACCATCGCTTTCCATCCCGATCACCGTTCCTGTAACCACATCGCCCGTGGTGCCGACGGGCTCGTTCTCGTCAAGGGCAGCCAGGAAGGCATCCTCGTCAAAATCGAAATCATCCACACTTCGCTGCAGTCCCCCAGGGGCCTGCGGCATCTCTGCAGGCTTCCGACGCGAATCCGATCCACCCATGAGATCGGCCATGGTCATCCCGCCGAAATCGTCATCATCGGTTGAACGGCGCACCTCCGGCTCTGCTGAGCGGGGAGCTGCTGGCGCGGCTAACTGGGGCGGGGGTGCAAGGGATGTGCCGGCCTCGAGGGCCGCCTGTTCGAGTTGTTCAGCTCTCGCTGCTGCAGCATTCGCCGCGGCTCTTGCTTCTTCGGCATCACGGCGCAGACGGTCCTGCTCCTCTCGCTTGCTGATATGCATGACCTGCAAGGGCTTTTTCGGCGGCTGCGCCGAGGGAGTCGTTGCCTTGCGGGGTTCTGAGGGTGAATTCTGACGTTCTGTGCCGGCCATGGGACCTGTCGTCCTTGATCGGTCAGTTTGACAGGAGATGGTGAAGAGTCGATGGAGTGCTCGGACTCCCGCAGATCGCGACGCCTGGATCACCTGCATTGGCCTGATGCAGCGTCACGGCTGCGCGACCCCCGTTCAACGCTGGTCTGGCCATTCGGAGCGCTGGAACAGCACGGCCCTCAGCTGCCGCTCGCGACGGATGCTCTCTTCGCGGAGCGGATCCTTTCCCGTGTCTTGGAGACGCTCCCCGACGCGTGGCCGATCTGGGCGCTCCCCCCTCAGTCGATCGGTCTCTCCCCGGAACACCGAGGGTTTCCTGGCACCTTGAGCCTGAGTGCCGATCTTTTGATTCGCCTTGTTGTGGAGGTGGGCGAGCAGCTGGCAGCCCAGGGTGTGAAGCGACTTGTGCTCTTCAATGCCCATGGCGGGCAGATTGGATTGCTGCAAACCGCGGCCAGGGAGCTGGCGGCCCGAGCTCCATCGATGGCTGTGTTGCCTTGCTTTCTCTGGAGTGGTGTCGAGGGGCTCGAGACCCTGATCCCCAGCCAGGAGCTGCAGAACGGATTGCACGCAGGGCTGGCAGAAACCAGTCTGATGCTGGCCCTCGCTCCCGAACTCGTCGGACCGGAGCGTCCCTGCGACGGTCTCCAATCCGCCCTACCCCCTCCGGACGGGTGGAGCCTCGAGGGGGCCGCCCCCTATGCCTGGTTCACAGCCGACATCAGCAACAGCGGAGTTGTCGGAGACAGTCGCGGAGCCGACGCCTCGCTCGGGCAACGTCTGAACATCGCCCTCATGGAGCA
Coding sequences within it:
- a CDS encoding S1 RNA-binding domain-containing protein codes for the protein MAGTERQNSPSEPRKATTPSAQPPKKPLQVMHISKREEQDRLRRDAEEARAAANAAAARAEQLEQAALEAGTSLAPPPQLAAPAAPRSAEPEVRRSTDDDDFGGMTMADLMGGSDSRRKPAEMPQAPGGLQRSVDDFDFDEDAFLAALDENEPVGTTGDVVTGTVIGMESDGVYVDIGGKAPGFMPKSECGLGVITNLKERFPKGLEIEVLVTREQNADGMVTISCRALALRKSWDKVKQLEKEGKVVQVKVSGFNRGGVTCDLEGLRGFIPRSQLQEGENHEALVGKSLGVAFLEVNSETRKLVLSEKKAATAARFAELEVGQLVEGHVAAVKPYGLFIDLGGISGLLHQSMITGGSLRSLREVFDQGDTVKALITELDPGRGRIALNTAMLEGQPGELLINRDTVMAEAADRANRARNVLRQQEQSAG
- a CDS encoding creatininase family protein, encoding MECSDSRRSRRLDHLHWPDAASRLRDPRSTLVWPFGALEQHGPQLPLATDALFAERILSRVLETLPDAWPIWALPPQSIGLSPEHRGFPGTLSLSADLLIRLVVEVGEQLAAQGVKRLVLFNAHGGQIGLLQTAARELAARAPSMAVLPCFLWSGVEGLETLIPSQELQNGLHAGLAETSLMLALAPELVGPERPCDGLQSALPPPDGWSLEGAAPYAWFTADISNSGVVGDSRGADASLGQRLNIALMEHWSSLFSSLMVSDWPPAADARRVRGPSTMHP
- a CDS encoding Tab2/Atab2 family RNA-binding protein, with protein sequence MITAPQTAGNNGERSSAPKQADWELDFYSRPILEADGKKRWELLVTSTPTPSAPDCFRFEKRCPAGDVNSTWLASALREALDTANEQGWMPPRRLRTWRSAMRTMVQRAASELGLEMIPSRRTYALLDWLEERERDLYPFDEGFMAGPLAPPPVPIATPPLPLPEAVRGDAWGWAALPLGSLREAGEWPMGFNGLLPIPEAMDPELPVPGLRLFSQTRALALAGWLGGLEPVRLRVNAQQLILDAGQDDSWLVSDLGQAEADQCRDALMDSISRSRGLQFISVQTTPDSQRFDGFWMLRDQPEG